From the uncultured Trichococcus sp. genome, one window contains:
- a CDS encoding MurR/RpiR family transcriptional regulator yields the protein MLITERLKEQKDFSKVDTIIADYFLNEDNEWAEKSLRQIAQLLFVSPSSVVRLCQKIGFEGFLDFRTAYLHELDYLSSDFGKIDINYPFDMKDRNTKISGKLKNLYIETIEDTFSLLGHDALALAESLLVKADDIYICSAGAPSDLARAFQEKMVKIGKNVLIDSRMDVMFYQACYAKAGSVFLFISYSGETETLIRIAHKLKERKLQSIALTSYGGNSLSDLVTVTLYLSTHESLVHNIGNFSLFPSVLFLLDVLYANVFSRNYEKHLADKIRYTKEYEKRRKSYNPLLSGGEHEQESK from the coding sequence ATGCTGATCACAGAACGTCTGAAAGAGCAGAAGGATTTTTCCAAAGTGGATACCATCATCGCCGATTATTTTCTCAATGAGGACAACGAGTGGGCTGAAAAGAGTCTGCGCCAAATCGCGCAACTGCTTTTCGTTTCTCCGTCCTCGGTTGTTCGCCTCTGCCAAAAAATCGGCTTTGAAGGATTCCTTGATTTCAGGACCGCCTATCTGCATGAATTGGATTATCTCTCCTCCGACTTCGGGAAAATCGACATCAATTATCCATTTGACATGAAGGATCGGAACACGAAAATCAGCGGTAAGCTGAAAAATCTGTACATCGAGACGATCGAAGATACTTTTTCATTGCTGGGCCACGATGCGCTTGCGCTGGCCGAAAGCTTATTGGTGAAGGCTGATGACATATACATCTGTTCAGCTGGGGCGCCATCCGATTTGGCGCGGGCTTTCCAGGAGAAGATGGTCAAGATCGGCAAAAATGTGCTTATCGACTCGCGCATGGACGTGATGTTCTATCAAGCCTGCTATGCGAAGGCAGGCAGTGTCTTCCTCTTCATCTCCTATTCCGGTGAAACCGAGACGCTGATCCGGATTGCGCATAAGCTTAAGGAACGTAAGTTGCAGTCGATTGCGTTGACATCTTACGGCGGTAACAGTTTGAGCGACCTAGTGACGGTGACATTGTACCTCTCTACCCATGAGAGCCTTGTGCACAATATCGGCAACTTCTCATTGTTTCCATCCGTCCTTTTCCTATTGGATGTTCTTTACGCAAATGTCTTCAGCCGGAATTACGAAAAGCATCTGGCGGACAAAATCAGATACACCAAAGAGTACGAAAAACGAAGAAAGTCCTATAACCCGCTACTTTCGGGCGGCGAGCACGAGCAAGAGTCCAAATAA
- a CDS encoding trimeric intracellular cation channel family protein: MEFISIVEIIGTIAFAISGALIAIEKDLDYYGIGIFAITTSVGGGIVRDLLIDRPLPASLENPLYALISLLSAGFVILFYTHISKLVKKLQFFDAIGLGAFTAIGAEVAVRMGFQQWFVVVTLAVLTGTGGGLIRDVFAREIPYVFRKEVYAMASILGAILYIIVFRLAGSQVALYSCFLATTLIRLYCMEKDVHLLKVGKVSLD, from the coding sequence ATGGAATTTATTTCAATTGTGGAAATTATCGGCACGATCGCCTTTGCGATATCGGGCGCATTGATTGCGATCGAGAAGGATCTTGATTATTACGGGATCGGGATATTCGCGATCACGACTTCGGTGGGCGGAGGGATCGTCAGGGATCTGCTGATCGATCGTCCTTTGCCGGCATCGCTGGAAAACCCGCTCTATGCACTCATCAGCCTGCTATCAGCAGGCTTCGTCATCCTTTTCTATACGCACATCAGCAAATTGGTGAAGAAGCTGCAGTTCTTTGATGCAATCGGGCTCGGAGCTTTCACCGCCATCGGAGCGGAAGTGGCTGTGCGGATGGGCTTCCAACAGTGGTTCGTGGTGGTGACTCTGGCGGTCCTTACCGGAACCGGTGGCGGGCTTATCCGGGATGTTTTCGCCCGGGAGATCCCTTATGTATTCCGCAAAGAGGTCTACGCGATGGCTTCCATACTGGGTGCCATCCTATACATTATCGTGTTCCGCTTGGCCGGAAGCCAAGTGGCATTGTACAGCTGCTTTTTGGCAACGACTTTGATCAGGCTCTACTGCATGGAGAAGGATGTGCACCTGCTGAAAGTCGGGAAAGTATCGCTTGATTAG
- a CDS encoding MFS transporter → MVETQYKGNDKLIAGIMMGVVTFWLFAQAMVNIVPAVQADLGISSGVLSIAISLTSLFSGMFMVAAGGLADKYGRVKLTNIGMILSIIGSLCLVFANGATLLIIGRIIQGLSAACIMPATLALMKTYFDGAERQRALSFWSIGSWGGSGICSFFGGLVATYFGWRAIFVISIFVAALGMFLLRGTPECKFEATGEKKPFDFGGLITFALAMLAFNIIVGQGAAIGWTNPIILGLEALLVVSVFLFATIEKKHVNSFIDFSLFKNKAYSGATLSNFLLNASAGTMVVANTYVQMGRGFTSFQSGLLTIGYLVCVLSSIRLGEKALQKFGSRKPMVTGSFIATIGIALMAFTFVPGIFYNLLVFVGYALYGFGLGIYATPSTDTAISNAPADKVGSASGIYKMASSLGGAVGVALSSSLFNVLGAQGSLEMAGSAGLMLNVAFGTIALASILLTAPKAAAQVEATE, encoded by the coding sequence ATAGTGGAAACGCAATACAAAGGTAATGACAAATTAATTGCAGGGATTATGATGGGTGTCGTCACATTCTGGTTGTTCGCTCAAGCGATGGTGAATATCGTGCCGGCGGTCCAGGCGGATTTGGGCATTTCATCCGGTGTGTTGAGCATCGCAATCAGTTTGACTTCTTTGTTTTCGGGGATGTTCATGGTTGCCGCAGGTGGCTTGGCGGATAAATACGGCCGCGTCAAATTGACGAACATCGGCATGATTCTGAGCATCATCGGTTCGTTATGCCTGGTCTTCGCGAACGGTGCAACGCTATTGATCATCGGACGCATCATCCAAGGGCTGTCGGCGGCTTGCATCATGCCTGCCACTTTGGCTCTGATGAAGACCTATTTTGACGGTGCCGAAAGACAGCGTGCATTGAGTTTCTGGTCGATCGGTTCATGGGGCGGTTCCGGGATCTGCTCATTCTTTGGCGGACTGGTGGCTACCTATTTCGGCTGGAGAGCCATCTTCGTGATTTCAATATTTGTTGCCGCTCTGGGCATGTTTTTGCTGAGGGGCACACCGGAATGCAAATTCGAAGCAACTGGCGAAAAGAAACCTTTCGATTTTGGCGGTCTCATCACTTTTGCTTTGGCGATGCTGGCATTCAACATCATCGTCGGCCAAGGCGCTGCAATCGGCTGGACTAACCCGATCATACTGGGATTGGAAGCTTTGCTGGTTGTTTCAGTCTTCCTGTTTGCAACAATTGAAAAGAAACACGTGAACAGCTTCATCGACTTCTCCTTGTTCAAGAATAAAGCCTACAGTGGTGCTACTTTATCCAATTTCTTGCTGAATGCTTCTGCAGGAACGATGGTTGTCGCAAATACGTATGTGCAAATGGGCCGCGGGTTCACTTCTTTCCAATCCGGATTGCTGACGATCGGTTACTTGGTTTGCGTTTTGAGCTCCATCCGTTTGGGCGAAAAAGCCTTGCAAAAATTCGGTTCCCGCAAGCCGATGGTGACCGGCTCATTCATTGCGACGATCGGGATCGCTTTGATGGCCTTCACTTTTGTGCCGGGAATCTTCTACAATCTGCTTGTGTTCGTCGGCTATGCTTTGTACGGCTTCGGTTTGGGGATCTATGCGACACCTTCGACTGATACCGCGATTTCGAATGCGCCAGCGGATAAAGTCGGCAGTGCGTCCGGCATCTACAAAATGGCCAGCTCTTTAGGCGGAGCGGTCGGGGTCGCACTTTCTTCCAGCTTATTCAACGTTTTGGGAGCACAAGGGAGCCTGGAAATGGCCGGTTCGGCCGGCTTGATGCTGAATGTCGCTTTTGGGACGATTGCCTTGGCTTCGATTTTGCTGACGGCTCCAAAAGCTGCTGCGCAAGTGGAAGCTACGGAATAA
- a CDS encoding amidohydrolase yields MHEATKKQLFGKLAERQDRMIEIYRYLHAHPELSFQEENTAKYIEAFYAGKECEVRTHVGGLGIVVTIDSGKPGKIVAIRADFDALPIQEETGLPFASKTPGVMHACGHDAHTAYMLTLAETLIEMKEQLEGKIVVLHQPAEEVPPGGAIGMINAGALEGVDTVFGIHVMSQMDSGKVFYREGNVQTGRANFRVKIQGIGGHGSSPHKANDAIVAASHFVVAVQSIVSRRMNPFDVGSITIGSFDGKGSFNVIKDAVVLEGDVRSMSEETRTLIEKEIRAKLDGISAMFDVTYELDYENDYPVLFNDPELTAFAAAALQATDLPSVEAVERCEAQPPSEDFAYYAKERPSVFLYVGATPEDGEAYPHHHPKFRINEDSMLIAAETMGTLVIDYLKGSSEK; encoded by the coding sequence ATGCACGAAGCGACCAAAAAGCAATTATTCGGGAAATTAGCCGAAAGACAGGACCGCATGATCGAAATCTACCGTTACTTGCATGCCCATCCGGAATTATCTTTCCAGGAGGAGAACACGGCCAAGTATATCGAAGCTTTTTATGCAGGGAAAGAATGCGAAGTCCGTACGCATGTCGGCGGCCTGGGTATCGTCGTGACCATCGACAGCGGCAAACCGGGAAAAATCGTCGCCATCCGCGCGGACTTTGATGCGTTGCCGATCCAAGAGGAAACCGGCTTGCCATTTGCCTCAAAAACACCAGGGGTCATGCATGCCTGCGGACATGACGCGCATACGGCCTACATGCTGACCTTGGCCGAAACCTTGATCGAGATGAAGGAACAACTCGAAGGGAAAATCGTTGTGCTGCATCAGCCTGCGGAAGAAGTTCCGCCAGGCGGAGCAATCGGCATGATCAACGCCGGAGCGCTCGAAGGCGTCGACACTGTCTTCGGCATCCACGTGATGTCGCAGATGGACAGCGGCAAAGTGTTCTACCGCGAAGGCAATGTTCAGACCGGCCGCGCCAACTTCCGCGTGAAAATCCAAGGAATCGGTGGGCATGGCTCATCGCCGCATAAAGCGAACGACGCCATCGTGGCGGCCAGTCATTTTGTTGTGGCCGTGCAATCCATCGTCAGCCGCCGTATGAATCCTTTCGATGTCGGCTCGATCACGATCGGCAGCTTTGACGGCAAAGGCTCGTTCAACGTCATCAAGGATGCGGTCGTGCTGGAGGGCGATGTGCGCTCGATGTCCGAGGAAACGCGCACGCTGATCGAAAAGGAAATCCGGGCGAAGCTGGACGGCATCTCGGCCATGTTCGATGTGACGTACGAACTGGATTACGAAAACGATTATCCGGTCCTGTTCAACGATCCGGAACTGACGGCATTTGCAGCTGCAGCTCTGCAGGCAACAGACCTGCCTAGTGTGGAGGCCGTGGAACGCTGCGAGGCGCAGCCGCCTTCGGAAGATTTCGCTTATTATGCGAAGGAACGCCCGAGCGTCTTCCTGTATGTCGGAGCGACGCCGGAAGACGGCGAAGCTTACCCGCATCATCATCCGAAATTCCGAATCAATGAGGACAGCATGCTGATCGCAGCCGAAACAATGGGGACATTGGTTATCGATTACTTAAAAGGGAGCAGTGAAAAATAG
- a CDS encoding helix-turn-helix domain-containing protein: MIREHGADYDITMGNIRYAAPQRYYGTRILFVTKGRASVSVNGEMYALDEGDILFINRNDHYTVRGSENNILICLSIPSHFFVMNYPNYFHYSFECFSKDLDPGRGDVVAQLRRLLAELVIVHARQEEGSILEARSILFRTMLLVTRFFKKEGAHTGAGEASDERISRIIHTIELRYAEPLTLAEMAESEYLSPTYLSRYFKQTTGMGFLQYLKMVRLKHCVEDLLQTSENTFQIAVRNGFSTAKNFTEAFKSVYDQTPVQYRKEHKQESSEAFGDVAAKSEAGKALDSPEALMQLTKYLEEPLNPRALPDEAPGEACKIVVGEGGGDGLLAREKHIVFIGELKEILNEQVKEQVLLAKQRLRVDFVGVRNLIGGSTLLPEVETDEFVSTTPKYANADLAIQYLKELDISLYLRITYKEIIHNEERYFKGLEGFLIHTLQVFGRKFVNQWKVVFYAEKETAILSTELERVYLRLHEVIRKYAVQLKIGTFLPFKEDKDSLSLSHHWQLHQSGSIDFITYNADQNEVVDFSEISDEDFLNSQDYILRKTQKLKRFLKKHQMQQPLYLENWNTLTGNTRYTNGTFFRGALILRTVLDLGIEVAGVGFWLNSELHELYGGNHHKAVAGLELFHFFNGKRPAFYTLMFKERMTGEVRAQGEHYVMTENEEGYQLLLFNEKHFNPRYSVDELFMRNRSNELHVRLIGMEPGEYQVRKYRFDQQNGGLYTKWGQLNSKHGIDLEVMEYIVQSSMPTLELEDEQIEKDWSFYASMSSNAILFIEFRRAIG, encoded by the coding sequence ATGATCAGAGAACACGGGGCAGATTATGATATCACGATGGGGAACATCCGCTATGCCGCACCGCAGCGGTATTACGGCACGCGGATTTTGTTCGTGACCAAAGGAAGGGCGAGCGTGTCCGTCAATGGGGAAATGTATGCTCTGGATGAAGGGGACATTCTCTTCATCAACCGGAACGACCACTATACTGTCCGCGGCAGCGAAAACAATATCCTCATTTGCCTGAGCATCCCCAGCCATTTTTTCGTGATGAACTACCCGAATTACTTCCATTACTCCTTCGAATGTTTCTCGAAAGATTTGGATCCGGGGCGCGGGGACGTGGTAGCGCAGCTGCGCAGGCTGCTGGCTGAACTCGTGATCGTCCATGCCCGCCAGGAAGAAGGAAGCATTTTGGAGGCCCGCAGTATCCTGTTTCGGACGATGCTGCTGGTGACCCGCTTTTTCAAAAAGGAGGGGGCGCATACCGGAGCAGGCGAAGCGAGCGATGAACGGATTTCCCGGATCATCCATACGATTGAACTCCGCTATGCGGAACCGTTGACGCTTGCGGAGATGGCCGAGAGCGAGTACCTATCGCCTACCTATCTATCCCGCTACTTCAAGCAGACGACCGGAATGGGTTTTCTGCAGTATCTGAAGATGGTGCGTTTGAAGCATTGCGTGGAGGATTTGCTGCAAACGTCCGAAAATACGTTCCAGATTGCTGTGAGGAACGGCTTCTCAACAGCGAAGAATTTTACGGAAGCCTTCAAATCGGTCTACGATCAGACGCCGGTGCAATACCGGAAGGAGCATAAACAGGAGAGCAGTGAAGCGTTCGGAGATGTGGCCGCCAAATCGGAAGCCGGGAAAGCATTGGATTCGCCGGAAGCGCTCATGCAGTTGACGAAATATTTGGAGGAGCCTCTGAATCCGCGCGCATTGCCGGACGAGGCGCCGGGAGAAGCGTGCAAAATCGTTGTCGGTGAAGGTGGTGGCGACGGTTTGTTGGCGCGCGAAAAACATATTGTGTTCATCGGGGAACTCAAGGAAATCCTGAACGAGCAAGTGAAGGAGCAAGTGCTTCTGGCCAAGCAACGGCTTCGCGTCGATTTTGTGGGTGTGCGCAATCTGATCGGCGGATCCACTTTATTGCCGGAAGTCGAGACGGATGAGTTCGTGTCCACCACACCGAAGTACGCCAATGCCGATTTGGCGATCCAGTACCTGAAGGAACTGGATATCAGCCTGTATTTGAGGATCACTTATAAGGAAATCATCCACAATGAAGAGCGCTATTTCAAGGGGCTTGAAGGCTTCCTGATCCACACACTGCAGGTGTTCGGTAGGAAATTTGTCAACCAATGGAAAGTCGTTTTCTATGCGGAAAAAGAGACGGCCATCCTGTCAACGGAGTTGGAGCGCGTCTATTTGAGGCTGCATGAAGTGATCCGGAAATATGCCGTTCAGCTGAAAATCGGCACCTTCCTGCCTTTCAAAGAGGATAAAGACAGCCTTTCCTTGTCGCATCATTGGCAACTTCACCAATCCGGCAGCATCGATTTCATCACCTATAATGCCGATCAGAATGAGGTCGTCGATTTTTCCGAAATCAGCGATGAAGACTTCCTGAACAGCCAAGACTATATCCTGCGGAAAACGCAGAAGCTGAAGCGATTCCTGAAAAAACACCAGATGCAGCAGCCGCTGTACTTGGAAAATTGGAACACGCTGACCGGAAACACGCGCTATACAAACGGGACCTTTTTCCGGGGTGCGCTGATCCTGAGGACTGTTTTGGATTTGGGGATTGAAGTCGCGGGCGTCGGGTTTTGGCTGAATAGCGAACTCCATGAGCTGTACGGTGGGAACCACCACAAGGCTGTGGCGGGTTTGGAGCTGTTCCATTTCTTCAATGGCAAGCGGCCGGCTTTCTACACGCTGATGTTCAAGGAACGGATGACAGGGGAAGTGCGCGCTCAAGGCGAACATTATGTGATGACCGAAAATGAAGAGGGCTACCAATTGCTGCTTTTCAACGAAAAGCACTTCAATCCGCGCTACTCGGTCGACGAATTGTTCATGCGGAACCGCAGCAACGAACTACATGTCCGGCTGATCGGCATGGAACCCGGGGAATACCAAGTCCGGAAATACCGATTCGACCAGCAAAATGGCGGGCTCTACACAAAGTGGGGGCAGCTGAACAGCAAACACGGCATCGACCTTGAAGTGATGGAATACATCGTCCAATCCTCCATGCCGACACTGGAGCTCGAAGATGAACAGATCGAAAAGGATTGGTCCTTCTATGCTTCGATGAGCAGCAACGCGATCCTATTCATCGAATTCCGCCGAGCGATCGGCTGA
- a CDS encoding DMT family transporter, which yields MIIDTRKPEQILLRLFIVGIGMFIGGVLFQFVHPFLAPGFAMTAQSILLTGAIILFGTAVAFLAYLESVKYIEASLASVMTALEPLLAAILSVLVFGNASAFVEWPGIAIVLGSVLLLSNFSRFKEKIPSRKYGKEIL from the coding sequence ATGATAATTGACACACGAAAGCCTGAGCAGATTTTGCTCCGGCTTTTTATAGTTGGAATAGGGATGTTCATCGGCGGCGTGCTGTTCCAGTTCGTCCATCCTTTCTTGGCTCCCGGATTCGCGATGACAGCGCAGAGTATTCTGTTGACTGGCGCGATCATCCTCTTCGGCACGGCCGTCGCTTTCTTGGCGTATCTGGAAAGCGTAAAATACATCGAAGCTTCCTTGGCGAGCGTCATGACTGCACTGGAGCCACTGCTTGCGGCGATACTTTCGGTCCTTGTCTTCGGCAACGCATCCGCCTTTGTTGAATGGCCGGGCATTGCGATCGTCTTGGGATCCGTATTGTTGTTGTCGAATTTCAGTCGATTCAAAGAAAAAATCCCTTCCCGAAAATACGGCAAGGAAATTTTGTGA
- a CDS encoding glycoside hydrolase family 3 N-terminal domain-containing protein produces MEKDKLIQLFNKMTLKEKVGQLVQVSPHFLEDSANDYLTGPLQHVTLSEGNRYTIGSAINTQTKAQAYEIQTRHLEKSRLKIPLLLMADVIHGYRTIFPIPLAIGASWDLEAAREIADLSALEASNEGIHVTFSPMVDLVRDPRWGRVLESTGEDPYLNSLFAAAFVKGYQGTDGLAADTGKLAACVKHFVGYGWSEAGRDYNRVDMSELELHQNHLPAYRAALDAGAKLVMTSFNVFNGIPATGNKTLLQEVLKKKLHFDGVIISDWDSVGELIPNGLAEDHKQAAELALQAGVDIDMMSFSYHHALEELAGENPDLSEKIDQAVWRVLTLKNELGLFENPYRGLSESQAVDTSKIRARARSLAGKTLVLLENNGRTLPLQQDAKIGLIGPFTNSHDVLGSWSLMGDKEASVTMMEGMKAYTQELQVAPTEKVDGITAAEWQTIHEVFATSEVLVLALGEKSRESGEGASKTAISLHPIQIQLLKEAKETGKKVVTVLFNGRPLDLREVQAYSDAVLEAWYPGTESGHAVADVLFGAVNPSGKLSMSFPYSTGQIPVYYNHIRTGRPLTEQTKGHQYVSHYLDAPNQPLYPFGYGKSYATFKMGEIKQHQNELAPESEIVFSGTLENSSAFDGQETIQLYIHDQVAEVARPVKELKAFTKVFVAAHSTERFTFKLTAADLSYIHADLSDWSDAGLFDVFIGTDSNAEKIGTFKLMD; encoded by the coding sequence GTGGAAAAGGATAAATTGATCCAATTATTCAATAAAATGACGCTGAAGGAGAAAGTCGGTCAACTTGTGCAGGTCAGCCCGCATTTTCTGGAAGATTCGGCAAATGATTATCTGACAGGGCCTTTGCAGCATGTCACGCTGTCTGAAGGCAATCGCTACACGATCGGGTCCGCCATAAATACACAGACGAAAGCACAAGCCTACGAAATACAGACGCGCCACCTTGAAAAGAGCAGGCTGAAAATCCCTTTGTTGCTGATGGCGGACGTCATTCACGGCTACCGCACGATTTTTCCGATTCCCCTCGCCATAGGAGCCAGTTGGGATTTGGAAGCTGCGCGCGAAATAGCGGACTTATCTGCGCTGGAAGCGAGTAACGAAGGCATCCATGTCACTTTCTCGCCCATGGTGGACCTTGTGAGGGATCCGCGATGGGGCAGGGTGCTGGAGAGCACCGGTGAGGATCCCTATCTGAACAGCCTGTTTGCTGCGGCATTCGTAAAAGGATACCAAGGGACAGATGGTCTGGCTGCGGATACTGGTAAATTGGCGGCCTGTGTCAAGCACTTTGTGGGTTATGGATGGTCAGAGGCAGGCAGAGATTACAACCGCGTCGACATGTCTGAGCTGGAGCTTCACCAGAATCATCTTCCGGCCTACCGAGCAGCCTTGGATGCGGGAGCGAAACTGGTCATGACTTCCTTTAATGTGTTTAATGGCATACCCGCAACAGGGAACAAGACACTCTTGCAGGAAGTTCTCAAGAAAAAGTTGCACTTTGATGGGGTCATCATTTCGGACTGGGATTCCGTGGGCGAATTAATCCCCAACGGTCTGGCCGAGGACCATAAACAGGCAGCGGAATTGGCCTTGCAGGCAGGTGTCGACATTGACATGATGTCTTTCAGTTACCACCACGCGTTGGAAGAGTTGGCTGGCGAAAATCCTGACCTGTCAGAAAAAATCGATCAGGCTGTCTGGCGGGTACTCACGCTCAAAAATGAACTGGGTCTTTTTGAAAATCCGTATCGCGGCTTATCAGAAAGCCAAGCAGTAGACACAAGCAAAATCCGGGCAAGAGCCCGCAGCCTTGCCGGCAAAACGCTCGTCCTTCTGGAGAACAATGGGCGCACATTGCCGCTTCAACAAGATGCCAAAATAGGCTTGATTGGTCCGTTCACCAACAGCCATGATGTCTTGGGTTCGTGGTCCTTGATGGGAGACAAGGAGGCGAGTGTGACCATGATGGAAGGCATGAAGGCCTATACGCAAGAATTGCAAGTCGCACCGACTGAAAAAGTCGATGGCATAACAGCAGCCGAGTGGCAAACGATTCATGAAGTCTTTGCAACAAGTGAGGTGCTGGTCCTTGCCTTAGGTGAAAAGAGCCGGGAATCCGGTGAAGGGGCGAGTAAAACAGCGATTTCCCTCCACCCAATACAAATCCAACTGCTGAAAGAAGCAAAAGAAACCGGCAAGAAAGTAGTGACCGTCCTCTTCAATGGGAGGCCACTGGATTTAAGAGAAGTCCAAGCCTATTCTGACGCTGTGTTGGAGGCCTGGTATCCTGGGACTGAATCCGGTCATGCTGTTGCCGATGTCCTCTTTGGCGCAGTCAACCCCAGCGGGAAGCTGTCGATGTCGTTTCCCTACTCAACCGGACAAATACCGGTCTACTACAATCACATCCGGACGGGGCGTCCTTTGACCGAACAAACAAAAGGGCACCAGTACGTCTCCCATTATCTGGACGCACCCAACCAACCACTCTACCCGTTTGGCTATGGCAAAAGCTATGCGACCTTTAAAATGGGCGAGATAAAACAGCATCAAAATGAATTAGCGCCTGAAAGCGAGATTGTCTTCAGTGGCACGCTTGAAAACAGCAGCGCTTTTGACGGTCAGGAGACGATTCAACTCTACATTCATGATCAGGTGGCGGAAGTTGCCAGACCCGTCAAGGAATTGAAAGCATTCACGAAGGTGTTTGTCGCTGCGCATTCAACGGAACGTTTCACGTTCAAACTGACTGCCGCCGATTTAAGCTATATTCATGCTGATTTAAGCGACTGGTCAGATGCAGGCCTGTTCGATGTGTTTATCGGGACCGACAGCAATGCTGAAAAAATAGGAACATTCAAATTGATGGACTGA